A genomic segment from Sparus aurata chromosome 10, fSpaAur1.1, whole genome shotgun sequence encodes:
- the LOC115590016 gene encoding Fc receptor-like protein 5 isoform X1, producing MEETRLLRLLFVTSLLSGCTHQASLKISPHRSQLFVGEFVSLRCEEDDSSDGWTVTRNTTEDTRTQCKDWGEPAGSVCNISYTFTWDSGVYWCESTGGAASSSINITVTGGAVILQSPVLPVMEGDDVTLTCTTKTSNLSSAFYKDGSFIRTEPTGHMTIHHVSRSDEGLYKCNTSSDGESPPSWISVTEKPAPTTPPSTSPASPSSPSAPSPPPVPVWSMVLAILSSLFYLVPLVLLVLEEITCPSPWRWLLPPRLSRDWLMSMMMSWLLSPQSITSELIQRVLLLQSRFLRRSQNSSCGAAHLLGSVLVDPAASSCETRPPPLLIGSSLWCSHQNSSCGAAHLLV from the exons ATGGAGGAAACACGTCTGCTGCGTCTGCTCT ttGTGACGTCACTGCTGAGCGGCTGCACACACCAAG cctctctgaagATCAGTCCTCACAGATCTCAGCTGTTTGTAGGAGAGTTTGTCTCTCTGAGGTGTGAGGAGGacgacagctctgatggatggACGGTGACGAGGAACACGACTGAAGACACCAGGACTCAGTGTAAAGACTGGGGAGAACCAGCTGGTTCTGTCTGCAACATCAGCTACACCTTCACATGGGACAGTGGAGTTTACTGGTGTGAGTCCACAGGCGGAGCAGCCAGTagcagcatcaacatcactgtcactg gtggagcagtgatcctgcagagtcctgtcctccctgtgatggagggagatgatgtcactctcaCCTGTACAACAAAGACCTCCAACCTCTCATCTGCTTTCTATAAAGATGGCTCCTTCATCAGGACTGAGCCGACAGGTCACATGACCATCCACCATGTTTCCAGgtctgatgaaggactctacaAGTGTAACACCAGCAGTGATGGAGAGTCTCCACCCAGCTGGATCTCTGTCACAG agAAACCTGCTCCGACAACTCCTCCTTCAACCTCGCCTGCTTCACCATCCTCTCCTtcagctccctctcctcctcctgtccctgtGTGGTCGATGGTTCTTGCTATTCTATCCTCTCTTTTCTATCTGGTTCCACTGGTTCTTCTGGTTCTAGAG GAAATTACCTGCCCGTCTCCATGGAGATGGCTCCTCCCACCCAGGCTGAGCAGGGATTGGCTGATGAgtatgatgatgtcatggctgCTGTCACCACAGAGCATCACCTCTGAGTTGATCCAAcgtgttcttcttcttcagtcacGTTTCCTTCGTAGGAGCCAGaactcttcctgtggagctgctcaccttctaGGTTCTGTTCTTGTGGATCCTGCTGCCTCTTCTTGTGagacccgccctcctcctcttctgattggctcgtctctgtggtgttcccaccagaactcttcctgtggagctgctcaccttctaGTTTGA
- the gltpd2a gene encoding ceramide-1-phosphate transfer protein: MVFNRRRTLPRYLLLSAMLALLFFLSSFWLPQGGVGDCGGVWQPCLSFYRQQPEAQPAPEGWAEPDGAPPLLQECPGQSFQARRLLQYLKSSLSDADDVLLEPYLQSWDQLLNFMESLGTMVSFFSQKVREKVVLIRELSLKHSAEAHGKRGPRDHSGLQTPESFGLKTGAYRSVRSMVEAELKAGAVDFSRRTDSGCRTLLRLHRSLLWLKLMLEGLAEGPDADGRYKTPGELSRDAYRVALAPHHPWLLRQAAEFVFHALPDRRFFLQLVCVQSQREAAPVLRVIIHALTLVHAQTQRILAEHDMLELP, from the exons ATGGTTTTTAACAGACGGAGAACGCTGCCTCGctacctgctgctgtcagccatGTTGGCTctgctcttcttcctcagctcctTCTGGCTAC ctcagGGCGGAGTCGGAGACTGCGGCGGCGTCTGGCAGCCATGTTTGAGTTTTTACCGCCAACAG CCTGAGGCTCAGCCGGCCCCTGAGGGCTGGGCGGAGCCTGACGgagccccgcccctcctccaGGAGTGTCCTGGCCAATCGTTTCAGGCCCGCCGTCTGCTGCAGTATTTAAAGTCCAGCCTCTCCGACGCCGACGACGTCCTGCTGGAGCCGTACCTGCAGAGCTGGGACCAGCTGCTCAA TTTCATGGAGTCTCTCGGGACGATGGTCAGCTTCTTCTCTCAGAAGGTGAGGGAAAAGGTCGTTCTGATACGGGAGCTGTCGCTCAAACACAGcgctgaggctcatgggaaaCGAGGTCCACGTGACCACTCTGGACTACAAACTCCAGAGTCATTTGGACTGAAAACTGGG GCGTATCGCTCGGTCCGATCCATGGTGGAGGCGGAGCTAAAGGCGGGCGCGGTCGACTTCTCCCGCCGCACAGACTCTGGCTGCCGGACGCTGCTGCGGCTGCATCGGTCTCTGCTGTGGTTGAAGCTGATGTTGGAGGGTTTGGCTGAAGGACCAGACGCAGACGGACGATACAAAACACCTGGAGAGCTGAGCAG AGACGCCTACAGGGTGGCGTTGGCGCCGCACCACCCCTGGCTGCTCCGTCAGGCCGCAGAGTTCGTCTTCCACGCCCTCCCCGACAGACGCTTCTTCCTGCAGCTGGTGTGCGTGCAGAGCCAGCGGGAGGCGGCGCCCGTGCTGCGCGTCATCATCCACGCCCTGACGCTCGTCCACGCACAAACTCAGAGGATCCTGGCCGAGCACGACATGCTGGAGCTGCCCTGA
- the LOC115590334 gene encoding Fc receptor-like protein 5 codes for MGQTSTRWLLGLTMMLCCMATRASLKISPHRSQLFKGQSISLRCEEDDSSDGWTVTRNKTKGKVSQCGDYWGEPAASSCNISYIVPWDSGVYWCESTDGAASSSINITVTGGAVILQSPVLPVMEGDDVTLTCTTKTSNLSAAFYKDGSFIRTEPTGHMTIHHVSRSDEGLYKCNTISDGESPPSWITVTGQEVPCRPVSTQQSASVQFSSVQFFTKLFEFCFFITEGSKSYLLTFTFKAFSSIVMELGLMTHTGPW; via the exons GTCTGACCATGATGCTTTGCTGCATGGCCACCCGAG cctctctgaagATCAGTCCTCACAGATCTCAGCTGTTTAAAGGACAGTCCATCTCTCTGAGGTGTGAGGAGGacgacagctctgatggatggACGGTGACGAGGAACAAGACTAAAGGAAAGGTGTCTCAGTGTGGAGATTACTGGGGAGAACCAGCTGCTTCTTCATGTAACATCAGCTACATCGTCCCCTGGGACAGTGGAGTTTACTGGTGTGAGTCCACAGACGGAGCAGCCAGTagcagcatcaacatcactgtcactg gtggagcagtgatcctgcagagtcctgtcctccctgtgatggagggagatgatgtcactctcaCCTGTACAACAAAGACCTCCAACCTCTCAGCTGCTTTCTATAAAGATGGCTCCTTCATCAGGACTGAGCCTACAGGTCACATGACCATCCACCATGTTTCCAGgtctgatgaaggactctacaAGTGTAACACCATCAGTGATGGAGAGTCTCCACCCAGCTGGATCACTGTCACAGGTCAGGAGGTTCCCTGTAGACCCGTTTCCACCCAGCAGTCcgcttcagttcagttcagttcagttcagttctttACAAAACTGTTTGAgttctgttttttcatcacAGAAGGTTCAAAAAGTTATttacttacatttacatttaaggcaTTTAGCAGCATAGTCATGGAATTGGGGTTGATGACACACActgggccctggtag
- the LOC115590042 gene encoding Fc receptor-like protein 5 isoform X1 → MEESCLLWLLVVTSLLSGCTHQASLKISPHRSQLFVGEFVSLRCEEDDSSDGLTVTRNTSKDTRSPCGAGWGTKDGSDCNISFIFPSDSGVYWCESTGGAASSSINITVTGGAVILQSPVLPVMEGDDVTLTCTTETSNLSADFYKDGSFIRTEPTGHMTIHHVSRSDEGLYKCNIISDGESPPSWITVTEKPASPSSPSAPSPPPVPVWSMVLAILSSLFSLVPLVLLVLEVRRLTNRKPKGIYLPVSMEMAPPTQAEQGLADEYDDVMAAVTTEHHL, encoded by the exons ATGGAGGAATCATGTCTGCTGTGGCTGCTCG ttGTGACGTCACTGCTGAGCGGCTGCACACACCAAG cctctctgaagATCAGTCCTCACAGATCTCAGCTGTTTGTAGGAGAGTTTGTCTCTCTGAGGTGTGAGGAGGacgacagctctgatggatTGACGGTGACGAGGAACACGAGTAAAGACACCAGGAGTCCGTGTGGAGCTGGCTGGGGAACAAAAGATGGTTCTGACTGTAACATCAGCTTCATCTTCCCATCTGACAGTGGAGTTTACTGGTGTGAGTCCACAGGCGGAGCAGCCAGTagcagcatcaacatcactgtcactg gtggagcagtgatcctgcagagtcctgtcctccctgtgatggagggagatgatgtcactctcaCCTGTACAACAGAGACCTCCAACCTCTCAGCTGATTTCTATAAAGATGGCTCCTTCATCAGGACTGAGCCTACAGGTCACATGACCATCCACCATGTTTCCAGgtctgatgaaggactctacaAGTGTAACATCATCAGTGATGGAGAGTCTCCACCCAGCTGGATCACTGTCACAG aGAAACCTGCTTCACCATCCTCTCCTtcagctccctctcctcctcctgtccctgtGTGGTCGATGGTTCTTGCTATTCtatcctctcttttctctctggttCCACTGGTTCTTCTGGTTCTAGAGGTGAGACGGCTCACCAACAGGAAACCTAAAG GAATTTACCTGCCTGTCTCCATGGAGATGGCTCCTCCCACCCAGGCTGAGCAGGGATTGGCTGATGAGTACGATGATGTCATGGCTGCTGTCACCACAGAGCATCACCTCTGA
- the LOC115589953 gene encoding zinc finger and SCAN domain-containing protein 2-like, with product MFYWKSSSGGSETLDGLSNMSKAEILRGIVTEKLSTAAQEILAVVERTVAGYEEEASGFRREISRQKRQLELLLQPRVRLERKARSQEVEAGEHEVVVLSEEEEEEQQNSQQTGVDDSGGLGLLWYDEYDDEEADGGDEGQRPETSFRRRQEDLKDPDYQIKPRLMSPRGRSDRRRPGRPRISDAQNHLDLRIYILEDSHTDVLSKRVFQKCPVQELQVPRGLQEPDFLDLLRSTFPQLAAQEPFDFFTSDRTKRLQPLRLKTLTPEEIHRSIRRSGAGNSALYIRLKTGAPQSSSADLHPPHGPADSPCSGATTSADRTQTFSRLSTPGDSSERRRRGRPRLGEEPTHHVLRVCVLEDSQSNVLSRDAVLRSSIQELRCPRGQQEADFLDQLRSAFPQLAGDDKPLDLYKSDRSRRLQRLRVATLTPDEISRTMKPIRVDKTLLYIRLKSGEEEEEEEEELHLQQRDDEAAAVQIKTDDGLESSPVRHADAVASSSTSRHQETEEDEDGARSRVDSSDDDDKDLDEDDDWKPDPEQLSARTKRKRGAKMSATEGKVVVSSKTPCRVCGVSYRILGSLIKHAWSHVEEPQSVCGVCGQRFESVDELKGHIRNYQKTHDCSYCGKSFLTITGLHSHTTLHTGNRPFTCDVCNKTFAYLSSLSVHRWVHVADKPHKCEFCPKAFGLKAQLRAHRKLHTGRDKYHCNVCGKCLYDLRSLTRHKTTHSGERRYGCEICGKRFKLLGTLKSHEKIHTTRDRPYLCDICCKTFLSNCGLTAHMKTHSGERPFICIICSKGFISNGELKAHMRVHTGEAPYGCSECGRYFKRKTHLNNHVRSHLGIKLFVCGVCGKACSRQEHLTVHMRTHNGERPYQCSVCDKAFTQSHCLKTHMKSHQGDDKPFLNAPSS from the exons ATGTTTTACTGGAAGAGCAGCAGCGGCGGCTCGGAGACGCTCGACGGGCTCAGCAACATGTCGAAGGCGGAGATCCTGAGAGGCATCGTCACCGAGAAGCTGTCGACCGCCGCGCAGGAGATCTTAGCGGTGGTCGAGAGGACCGTCGCCGGGTACGAGGAGGAGGCGTCGGGCTTCAGGCGGGAGATCTCCCGGCAGAAGAGgcagctggagctgctgctgcagcctcgaGTCCGCCTGGAGAGGAAAG CTCGGAGCCAAGAGGTGGAAGCAGGAGAGCACGAGGTGGTGGTtctgagtgaggaggaggaggaggagcagcagaactCACAGCAGACAG GTGTGGACGACAGCGGCGGTCTGGGCCTCCTGTGGTACGACGAGTACGACGATGAGGAGGCCGACGGTGGAGATGAAGGGCAGCGACCAGAGACGAGCTTCAGGCGGAGACAAGAAGATCTGAAGGACCCGGATTATCAGATAAAACCCAG GTTAATGTCCCCCAGAGGTCGGTCCGACAGGAGGAGGCCCGGCAGACCTCGGATCAGTGACGCACAGAACCATCTGGATCTGAGGATCTACATCCTGGAGGACTCGCACACTGATGTGCTCTCGAAAAGAG TGTTTCAGAAGTGTCCGgttcaggagctgcaggttcCTCGTGGTCTGCAGGAGCCGGACTTCCTGGACCTGCTGAGGTCCACCTTCCCTCAGCTGGCTGCTCAGGAACCGTTCGACTTCTTCACCTCGGACAGAACGAAGCGACTGCAGCCGCTCCGACTGAAGACGCTGACGCCCGAGGAGATCCACCGGAGCATCAGGCGGAGCGGCGCCGGGAACTCGGCCCTCTACATCCGACTGAAG ACCGGAGCCCCTcagagcagctctgcagacCTTCATCCTCCACACGGACCGGCTGATTCTCCGTGCAGCGGCgccacaacatcagctgatcgGACCCAAACGTTCAGCAG GTTATCGACTCCCGGAGATTCGTCTGAGAGGAGGCGGCGTGGCAGACCCCGCCTCGGAGAAGAACCGACCCACCACGTCCTCAGAGTCTGCGTGCTGGAGGACTCCCAGTCCAACGTGCTCTCCAGAGACG CGGTGCTGAGGTCGTCCATACAGGAGCTCCGCTGTCCTCGTGGCCAGCAGGAGGCCGACTTCCTGGACCAGCTGAGGTCCGCCTTCCCTCAGCTGGCAGGAGACGACAAACCTCTGGACCTGTACAAGTCGGACCGGAGCCGGAGGCTGCAGCGGCTCCGAGTGGCGACGCTGACGCCGGACGAGATCTCCAGAACCATGAAGCCCATCAGGGTCGACAAGACGCTCCTCTACATCCGACTGAAG agcggagaggaagaggaagaggaagaggaagagcttCACCTTCAGCAGAGAGAcgatgaagctgctgctgttcagaTAAAAACTGACGACGGACTCGAATCCag TCCTGTTCGACATGCAGACGCAGTCGCCAGCAGCTCCACGTCACGACAccaggagacggaggaggacgaggacggcGCTCGGAGCCGCGTGGACTCCAGCGATGACGACGACAAAGACCTGGACGAAGACGACGACTGGAAACCGGATCCTGAGCAGCTGTCGGCGAGGACGAAGAGGAAGCGGGGAGCCAAGATGTCCGCCACGGAGGGGAAGGTGGTCGTGAGCAGTAAGACGCCGTGTAGAGTCTGCGGCGTGTCCTACAGGATTCTGGGAAGTCTGATCAAACACGCCTGGAGTCACGTGGAGGAGCCGCAGAGCGTCTGTGGAGTGTGCGGGCAGCGCTTTGAATCTGTGGACGAGTTAAAGGGACACATCAGAAACTACCAGAAGACTCACGACTGCTCGTACTGCGGCAAGTCTTTCCTCACCATCACCGGCCTGCACAGCCACACCACGCTGCACACAGGAAACAGACCCTTCACCTGCGACGTCTGCAACAAAACCTTCGCCTACCTGTCCAGCCTGAGCGTTCACCGCTGGGTGCACGTGGCCGACAAACCGCACAAGTGCGAGTTCTGCCCGAAGGCGTTCGGCCTGAAGGCTCAGCTCCGAGCCCACAGGAAGCTGCACACGGGTCGGGACAAGTACCACTGCAACGTCTGCGGGAAGTGTCTGTACGACCTGCGCTCGCTAACCCGCCACAAGACCACGCACTCGGGGGAGCGGCGCTACGGCTGCGAGATCTGCGGGAAGCGCTTCAAACTTCTCGGCACGTTGAAGTCGCACGAGAAGATCCACACGACGAGAGACCGGCCGTACCTCTGCGACATCTGCTGCAAGACCTTCCTGTCCAACTGCGGCCTGACGGCGCACATGAAGACGCACAGCGGCGAGCGGCCGTTCATCTGCATCATCTGCAGCAAAGGCTTCATATCCAACGGCGAGCTGAAGGCGCACATGCGCGTGCACACCGGCGAGGCGCCGTACGGCTGCTCCGAGTGCGGCCGCTACTTCAAACGCAAGACGCACCTGAACAACCACGTGAGGAGCCACCTGGGCATCAAACTGTTCGTCTGCGGCGTCTGCGGGAAGGCGTGTTCTCGACAGGAACACCTGACGGTCCACATGAGGACGCACAACGGAGAGAGACCGTACCAGTGCTCGGTCTGCGACAAGGCCTTCACCCAGAGCCACTGtctgaagacacacatgaaGAGCCACCAGGGGGACGACAAGCCGTTCCTGAACGCTCCCTCGTCCTGA
- the LOC115590042 gene encoding low affinity immunoglobulin gamma Fc region receptor II-like isoform X2, with translation MEESCLLWLLASLKISPHRSQLFVGEFVSLRCEEDDSSDGLTVTRNTSKDTRSPCGAGWGTKDGSDCNISFIFPSDSGVYWCESTGGAASSSINITVTGGAVILQSPVLPVMEGDDVTLTCTTETSNLSADFYKDGSFIRTEPTGHMTIHHVSRSDEGLYKCNIISDGESPPSWITVTEKPASPSSPSAPSPPPVPVWSMVLAILSSLFSLVPLVLLVLEVRRLTNRKPKGIYLPVSMEMAPPTQAEQGLADEYDDVMAAVTTEHHL, from the exons ATGGAGGAATCATGTCTGCTGTGGCTGCTCG cctctctgaagATCAGTCCTCACAGATCTCAGCTGTTTGTAGGAGAGTTTGTCTCTCTGAGGTGTGAGGAGGacgacagctctgatggatTGACGGTGACGAGGAACACGAGTAAAGACACCAGGAGTCCGTGTGGAGCTGGCTGGGGAACAAAAGATGGTTCTGACTGTAACATCAGCTTCATCTTCCCATCTGACAGTGGAGTTTACTGGTGTGAGTCCACAGGCGGAGCAGCCAGTagcagcatcaacatcactgtcactg gtggagcagtgatcctgcagagtcctgtcctccctgtgatggagggagatgatgtcactctcaCCTGTACAACAGAGACCTCCAACCTCTCAGCTGATTTCTATAAAGATGGCTCCTTCATCAGGACTGAGCCTACAGGTCACATGACCATCCACCATGTTTCCAGgtctgatgaaggactctacaAGTGTAACATCATCAGTGATGGAGAGTCTCCACCCAGCTGGATCACTGTCACAG aGAAACCTGCTTCACCATCCTCTCCTtcagctccctctcctcctcctgtccctgtGTGGTCGATGGTTCTTGCTATTCtatcctctcttttctctctggttCCACTGGTTCTTCTGGTTCTAGAGGTGAGACGGCTCACCAACAGGAAACCTAAAG GAATTTACCTGCCTGTCTCCATGGAGATGGCTCCTCCCACCCAGGCTGAGCAGGGATTGGCTGATGAGTACGATGATGTCATGGCTGCTGTCACCACAGAGCATCACCTCTGA
- the LOC115590016 gene encoding Fc receptor-like protein 5 isoform X2 — protein MEETRLLRLLFVTSLLSGCTHQASLKISPHRSQLFVGEFVSLRCEEDDSSDGWTVTRNTTEDTRTQCKDWGEPAGSVCNISYTFTWDSGVYWCESTGGAASSSINITVTGGAVILQSPVLPVMEGDDVTLTCTTKTSNLSSAFYKDGSFIRTEPTGHMTIHHVSRSDEGLYKCNTSSDGESPPSWISVTEKPAPTTPPSTSPASPSSPSAPSPPPVPVWSMVLAILSSLFYLVPLVLLVLEVRRLTNRKPKGNYLPVSMEMAPPTQAEQGLADEYDDVMAAVTTEHHL, from the exons ATGGAGGAAACACGTCTGCTGCGTCTGCTCT ttGTGACGTCACTGCTGAGCGGCTGCACACACCAAG cctctctgaagATCAGTCCTCACAGATCTCAGCTGTTTGTAGGAGAGTTTGTCTCTCTGAGGTGTGAGGAGGacgacagctctgatggatggACGGTGACGAGGAACACGACTGAAGACACCAGGACTCAGTGTAAAGACTGGGGAGAACCAGCTGGTTCTGTCTGCAACATCAGCTACACCTTCACATGGGACAGTGGAGTTTACTGGTGTGAGTCCACAGGCGGAGCAGCCAGTagcagcatcaacatcactgtcactg gtggagcagtgatcctgcagagtcctgtcctccctgtgatggagggagatgatgtcactctcaCCTGTACAACAAAGACCTCCAACCTCTCATCTGCTTTCTATAAAGATGGCTCCTTCATCAGGACTGAGCCGACAGGTCACATGACCATCCACCATGTTTCCAGgtctgatgaaggactctacaAGTGTAACACCAGCAGTGATGGAGAGTCTCCACCCAGCTGGATCTCTGTCACAG agAAACCTGCTCCGACAACTCCTCCTTCAACCTCGCCTGCTTCACCATCCTCTCCTtcagctccctctcctcctcctgtccctgtGTGGTCGATGGTTCTTGCTATTCTATCCTCTCTTTTCTATCTGGTTCCACTGGTTCTTCTGGTTCTAGAGGTGAGACGGCTCACCAACAGGAAACCTAAAG GAAATTACCTGCCCGTCTCCATGGAGATGGCTCCTCCCACCCAGGCTGAGCAGGGATTGGCTGATGAgtatgatgatgtcatggctgCTGTCACCACAGAGCATCACCTCTGA